A window of Prolixibacter sp. SD074 contains these coding sequences:
- a CDS encoding DUF4252 domain-containing protein produces the protein MSIIYRIGIVMALLLASLVSNAQSKSYRIYNEFDQQDGFSWFSVSKSMLDVVDLTLDDENKKVTGDLKEIRIMFYNPEKAQLHKNFYRMMNYKLSRMRYKKAGT, from the coding sequence ATGAGTATCATCTACAGAATCGGAATCGTGATGGCGCTGTTACTGGCGTCGCTGGTTTCCAACGCCCAAAGTAAATCGTACCGGATTTACAACGAGTTTGATCAACAAGACGGCTTTTCCTGGTTTTCTGTGTCGAAAAGCATGCTCGATGTAGTGGACCTGACACTCGACGACGAGAACAAAAAAGTGACCGGCGATTTGAAAGAGATCCGCATCATGTTTTATAATCCTGAAAAAGCACAACTGCACAAGAATTTCTACCGGATGATGAACTATAAGCTTTCGCGGATGCGCTACAAAAAAGCAGGAACCTGA
- a CDS encoding YfhO family protein, translating to MKLTPKKILLIMLVAVLAAFWQVAFFRNTLKWDALDISFPWRFIVTATAWHGELPLWNPFQFLGFSQHSDPQTWYPVFWLFALAGKYTLYSLSLEFLLHIFLAGWGMFRLSRSRGLISEAALFCAIGYMFSGFFVGNAQHLGWIVSGAWLPFVLEAYLRFLEKGKFRHLALTVLYLFFLFTGGYLAFFVTTVYILFGIFLWHTYREIRNKKFARLARQWKSHLLLGVIFAAVSAVVWASLIDLVPVMHRGNGIPLERALSVPFYPVDLLSLFFPAAQNFNRAFWIGDQSMINVFFGILPLMLFVSWLFSKGKKSAEWWYFAGALFFLAVSLGQSLPLRAWLYYALPLFNYFRIPALFRLFFVFFSLLLAGTFLNRMIAHHKRRLRIITAVALFVFPLFASLLLFFLTGKLEDKALHAIFRQAALEEVLLFVFWYFVLRMKKANWRLVLPGLIFIDMLFAVQGNLHMSVIDDFRPSQTQAGLNRLPKGFPVPDLNQRIATVRQRTPDIRPLWRNVPTFYKQISFDGYSPYQYRNWLALEDSSVFREVIDHPLLFFRKENGDDSTRIAITGFGANYIEADVSLNEPSELVYLQNFKNGWQAFIDGKATTIQPACRALMKVPVPSGEHHVRFRYHPAKVLIALAVSAISFFLLVLWLLWDTFLRKRRKKTVA from the coding sequence ATGAAGCTAACGCCAAAAAAGATTTTGCTCATTATGCTGGTGGCGGTACTGGCCGCTTTCTGGCAGGTTGCCTTTTTTCGCAATACGCTCAAATGGGATGCCCTCGACATCTCCTTTCCGTGGCGGTTCATCGTCACGGCAACCGCCTGGCACGGTGAGTTACCTTTGTGGAATCCGTTCCAGTTTTTGGGATTTTCGCAGCACAGCGACCCGCAAACGTGGTATCCTGTCTTCTGGCTTTTTGCCCTTGCCGGGAAATACACCCTCTACTCCCTGAGCCTTGAGTTCTTACTCCACATTTTTCTGGCCGGTTGGGGCATGTTTCGCTTGTCGCGAAGCCGTGGGTTAATTTCGGAGGCGGCCCTCTTCTGTGCCATCGGGTACATGTTTTCGGGCTTTTTCGTGGGGAATGCCCAACACCTGGGATGGATTGTCAGCGGTGCCTGGCTCCCGTTCGTGCTCGAAGCGTATCTCCGTTTCCTGGAAAAAGGAAAATTTCGCCATCTCGCTTTAACGGTCCTCTACCTGTTTTTCCTCTTCACCGGTGGTTACCTGGCCTTTTTTGTCACAACTGTTTATATTCTTTTCGGAATATTCCTGTGGCATACCTACCGGGAAATCCGAAACAAGAAATTTGCGCGGCTGGCCCGCCAGTGGAAAAGCCACCTGTTGCTCGGCGTTATCTTCGCCGCCGTCAGTGCCGTCGTGTGGGCCTCGCTGATCGACCTGGTACCGGTGATGCACCGCGGAAACGGCATCCCGCTGGAGCGGGCACTCTCCGTTCCGTTCTATCCGGTCGACCTGCTCTCGCTCTTTTTCCCGGCCGCTCAAAACTTCAACCGCGCCTTCTGGATCGGTGACCAGTCGATGATCAACGTCTTCTTTGGCATACTGCCGCTCATGTTGTTCGTCAGCTGGTTGTTTTCAAAAGGAAAGAAAAGCGCCGAGTGGTGGTATTTTGCCGGCGCCCTGTTTTTCCTGGCGGTATCGCTTGGACAGAGCCTTCCGCTACGGGCCTGGCTTTATTATGCGCTGCCCTTGTTCAACTATTTCCGCATCCCGGCCCTTTTCCGGCTCTTCTTCGTGTTTTTCAGCCTGCTGTTAGCCGGAACATTCCTTAACCGGATGATCGCACACCATAAGCGCAGGTTACGAATAATAACAGCCGTTGCACTCTTTGTTTTCCCGCTGTTCGCCTCCCTTCTGCTCTTTTTCCTAACGGGAAAACTGGAAGACAAGGCGCTGCATGCCATCTTCCGGCAGGCAGCTCTGGAGGAAGTTCTTCTGTTCGTCTTCTGGTATTTCGTCCTCCGGATGAAAAAAGCGAACTGGCGACTGGTGCTGCCTGGCCTTATTTTCATCGACATGTTGTTCGCTGTTCAGGGCAACCTTCACATGTCAGTCATCGACGATTTCCGGCCGTCCCAAACGCAAGCCGGACTAAACCGGTTGCCCAAAGGTTTCCCGGTCCCCGATTTGAACCAACGAATTGCCACCGTTCGTCAGCGAACGCCCGATATTCGTCCACTGTGGCGGAATGTCCCGACGTTCTACAAGCAAATCAGTTTCGACGGATATTCGCCTTATCAGTACCGCAATTGGCTGGCTTTGGAAGATTCGTCCGTTTTTCGGGAAGTCATCGACCATCCGTTACTCTTCTTCCGGAAGGAAAACGGTGATGATTCTACCCGAATTGCCATCACCGGATTTGGCGCCAATTACATCGAAGCCGATGTTTCGCTGAATGAACCTTCGGAACTGGTGTATCTGCAGAATTTCAAAAACGGCTGGCAGGCTTTCATCGATGGAAAAGCAACAACCATCCAGCCGGCCTGCCGGGCCTTAATGAAGGTACCGGTACCGTCCGGCGAACACCATGTGCGGTTCCGGTACCATCCGGCGAAGGTTTTAATCGCGTTGGCTGTATCAGCCATCAGCTTTTTCCTGCTCGTGCTGTGGCTCCTTTGGGACACTTTTCTGCGGAAGCGAAGAAAGAAAACGGTTGCCTGA
- the typA gene encoding translational GTPase TypA → MQNIRNIAIIAHVDHGKTTLVDKMILHSNLFRDNQKPGELILDSNDLERERGITILSKNVSVVYKDIKINIIDTPGHSDFGGEVERVLNMADGVLLLVDAFEGTMPQTRFVLQKAIQLGLKPIVVINKVDKPNCRPEEVQEEVFDLMFSLDATEKQLDFPTIYGSAKQGWMSADWKEKTDDIIPLLDAIVEHIPAPVENKGTPQMLITSLDYSKYVGRIAIGRVNRGELKEGMNVSMVKRDGKVIRTKVKELQTFTGLGREKVSSVQNGDICALVGIDGFDIGDTVCDYENPEPLDPIAVDEPTMSMLFTINNSPFFGKEGKFVTSRHIHDRLMQELEKNLALRVETTESADAWNVHGRGVLHLSVLIETMRREGYEMQVGQPQVLFREIGGEKHEPIELLHIDLPEKMSGTAVDMVTRRKGEMLNMERKGERIHLEFEIPSRGIIGLRTNMLTATQGEAVISHRFLKYGLHKGPIETRLNGSLIAMETGTAFAYALNKLQDRGRFFIDPQEEIYAGQVVGENSREGDLVLNVTKSKKLTNMRASGSDDKVRLAPPIRFSLEEALEYIQKDEYVEVTPKSIRLRKIILDENQRKRASKN, encoded by the coding sequence ATGCAGAACATTCGCAATATTGCCATTATTGCCCACGTCGACCACGGAAAAACCACCCTGGTTGACAAGATGATCCTTCATTCGAACCTCTTCCGCGACAACCAAAAGCCGGGCGAACTGATCCTCGATAGTAACGATCTGGAGCGGGAGCGCGGGATTACCATCCTGTCAAAAAACGTGTCCGTAGTTTACAAGGATATCAAAATTAACATCATCGATACACCCGGTCACTCTGACTTCGGGGGTGAAGTCGAACGTGTGCTAAACATGGCTGATGGTGTACTGCTGCTGGTCGACGCTTTTGAAGGGACCATGCCTCAAACACGATTTGTGCTGCAAAAAGCTATCCAGCTGGGGCTGAAACCCATTGTTGTCATCAATAAGGTCGATAAACCAAACTGCCGCCCTGAAGAGGTGCAGGAAGAGGTTTTCGACCTGATGTTTTCACTTGATGCCACAGAAAAACAACTGGACTTCCCAACCATATACGGTTCGGCCAAACAAGGCTGGATGAGTGCTGACTGGAAAGAGAAAACCGACGATATCATTCCTTTGCTTGACGCGATTGTAGAGCATATCCCTGCTCCCGTCGAGAACAAGGGAACACCGCAAATGCTCATCACCTCGCTCGACTACTCAAAATATGTCGGACGAATTGCCATTGGCCGGGTCAACCGCGGAGAGCTGAAAGAAGGTATGAACGTTTCGATGGTAAAACGTGATGGAAAAGTCATCCGGACCAAAGTCAAAGAATTGCAAACGTTCACCGGCCTCGGTCGTGAAAAAGTTAGTTCTGTTCAAAACGGCGACATTTGTGCCCTGGTCGGGATTGACGGGTTCGATATTGGCGACACGGTTTGCGATTACGAAAACCCCGAGCCTCTCGACCCGATTGCAGTCGACGAGCCCACCATGAGTATGTTATTTACCATCAACAACTCTCCTTTCTTTGGTAAAGAAGGAAAATTTGTCACCAGCCGCCACATCCACGACCGGTTGATGCAGGAACTGGAAAAGAATTTGGCACTGCGTGTCGAAACCACCGAATCGGCTGATGCATGGAACGTGCACGGACGCGGAGTCCTGCACTTATCAGTATTAATCGAAACCATGCGCCGCGAAGGTTATGAAATGCAGGTTGGCCAGCCACAGGTTCTCTTCCGCGAAATTGGAGGTGAAAAACATGAGCCAATTGAGCTGTTACACATCGACCTTCCGGAAAAAATGAGCGGGACAGCTGTAGACATGGTTACCCGGAGAAAAGGTGAAATGCTGAATATGGAGCGGAAAGGCGAACGCATTCACCTCGAATTCGAAATTCCTTCGCGCGGTATCATCGGCCTTCGTACCAATATGCTGACGGCAACGCAAGGTGAAGCAGTCATATCACACCGTTTCCTCAAATATGGTTTGCATAAAGGACCGATTGAAACGCGCCTCAACGGTTCATTGATTGCCATGGAAACCGGAACTGCTTTCGCTTACGCGTTGAATAAGCTGCAGGATCGCGGGCGTTTCTTTATCGACCCGCAGGAAGAGATTTATGCCGGTCAGGTGGTGGGCGAGAACAGCCGCGAAGGTGATTTGGTCCTCAACGTAACCAAATCGAAAAAGCTGACCAACATGCGCGCTTCAGGTTCCGACGACAAAGTGCGCCTGGCACCGCCCATCCGCTTCAGCCTGGAAGAAGCCCTCGAATACATTCAGAAGGATGAATATGTGGAGGTAACGCCAAAATCCATCCGCCTGCGTAAAATTATTCTCGACGAAAATCAGCGCAAACGCGCTTCGAAGAATTAA
- a CDS encoding PspC domain-containing protein, translated as MKRTLTINISGTVFHIDEDAYEKLQAYLLDINRYFGSDPEGREIIMDIESRIAELFQEKTKSDGNVVTILHVEEVIEVMGRPSDFAVEEEEEEPATHKKRTFRTGKRLYRDPEHTVLGGVCGGLGAYFNLDPVIFRLAFVLLFLVSHGIILLLYLIFWIVVPKAITTSQRLEMRGEDVNIDNIKKTIKDEFQDVKKNYQKFRNSPSYERGREKVNEAGSVLGSVLRVILKVIVIIIGVALIVGGLLTIIGLVGSLFISNTFLGIVPWDSHMIPQFFHFYVGTDTLNWLMISVAALVGIPLLALIYLGTKLVFRYKSNNAAVGLTAFALWIIALMILLGTGISKVNYFKRQGTYTQRREITTRADTLYLKLAPDGYRDYINDNIQLDDMRIATLNERDVLVGHPSFDIESTSGSGPELIIRSKARGKTIDLAQDNAESANYKIIIKDSLVNFSPWFEIAEGKQWRDQEVHVILRLPVGKTVYLGDRMIKIINDIENTTNTWDGDMVGKFWTMTPQGLSLAK; from the coding sequence ATGAAAAGAACACTAACCATTAATATCAGCGGAACCGTTTTTCACATCGATGAAGATGCTTACGAAAAGTTGCAGGCTTATCTTCTCGATATTAACCGGTATTTCGGTTCCGATCCGGAAGGACGAGAAATCATTATGGACATTGAATCCCGTATTGCTGAACTCTTCCAGGAAAAAACAAAATCCGACGGCAACGTGGTCACCATACTGCATGTCGAAGAAGTGATTGAGGTAATGGGACGGCCTTCTGATTTTGCTGTTGAGGAGGAGGAAGAAGAACCTGCAACACACAAAAAACGGACTTTCCGGACAGGAAAACGGCTTTACCGCGATCCGGAACATACAGTGCTCGGAGGTGTCTGCGGCGGATTGGGGGCCTATTTCAATCTTGACCCGGTGATTTTCCGCCTGGCTTTCGTTTTGCTTTTCCTTGTCTCGCACGGAATCATACTGTTGCTTTACCTGATATTCTGGATCGTTGTCCCAAAGGCCATCACCACTTCGCAACGACTGGAGATGCGGGGTGAGGATGTCAACATCGACAATATAAAGAAGACCATTAAAGATGAATTTCAGGACGTAAAAAAAAATTATCAAAAGTTCCGAAATTCCCCTTCGTACGAGCGGGGACGGGAAAAAGTAAATGAAGCAGGTAGTGTGTTGGGTTCCGTCCTGCGCGTGATACTCAAAGTCATCGTCATTATTATTGGCGTTGCCCTGATTGTCGGCGGATTGCTCACCATTATTGGACTAGTCGGTTCGTTATTCATCTCGAATACTTTCCTGGGAATTGTTCCCTGGGACAGCCATATGATTCCGCAATTCTTCCATTTCTATGTAGGAACTGACACCTTAAACTGGTTAATGATCTCGGTTGCCGCATTGGTCGGAATTCCACTGTTGGCCTTGATTTACCTGGGAACCAAACTGGTTTTCCGGTACAAATCGAATAACGCAGCTGTTGGCCTCACCGCCTTTGCGCTCTGGATTATTGCCCTGATGATTTTACTGGGCACGGGTATCAGCAAAGTCAACTACTTCAAACGCCAGGGAACTTATACGCAACGGCGTGAAATCACCACCAGGGCCGATACGCTTTACCTGAAACTGGCTCCGGATGGCTACCGCGATTATATCAATGATAACATCCAACTGGATGACATGCGTATCGCCACACTCAACGAACGTGATGTCCTGGTTGGCCATCCTTCTTTTGACATCGAATCAACTTCGGGAAGCGGACCGGAACTGATCATCCGGTCAAAAGCGCGTGGAAAAACCATCGACTTGGCGCAGGACAACGCGGAAAGTGCTAACTACAAGATTATCATCAAAGACTCACTGGTCAACTTCTCGCCGTGGTTCGAAATTGCCGAAGGAAAGCAATGGCGCGACCAGGAAGTGCATGTCATTCTTCGTCTTCCGGTAGGAAAAACGGTTTACCTCGGTGACAGAATGATCAAAATTATTAACGACATCGAAAACACGACAAATACCTGGGATGGCGACATGGTCGGAAAATTCTGGACCATGACACCCCAGGGACTCTCACTGGCAAAATAA
- a CDS encoding non-canonical purine NTP diphosphatase, which produces MKKLVFATNNPHKLRELREILGEQFELLSLNDIGCTDDIPETGDTLEDNAAQKSFYIWDRYHINCFADDTGLEIDALNGEPGVYSARYAGGAKDARENVKKVLRLMNGKTTRTARFRTVISLIINGKEMQFEGVAEGEILADTRGEAGFGYDPVFLPEGKEKSFAEMEAGEKNEISHRGRAVAKLVDYLKKS; this is translated from the coding sequence ATGAAAAAACTGGTTTTTGCCACCAACAATCCACACAAACTGAGAGAACTTCGCGAAATACTGGGTGAACAATTCGAGCTGCTCAGCCTGAACGACATCGGCTGCACCGACGACATCCCGGAAACGGGTGACACGCTGGAAGACAATGCCGCACAGAAATCATTTTACATATGGGACCGTTACCACATCAACTGCTTTGCCGATGATACGGGCCTCGAAATCGATGCGCTGAACGGCGAACCGGGGGTTTACTCGGCCCGTTATGCCGGCGGGGCCAAAGATGCCCGCGAAAATGTGAAGAAGGTATTGCGCCTGATGAATGGCAAAACAACGCGTACAGCCCGTTTCCGAACTGTCATCTCCCTCATCATCAATGGAAAAGAAATGCAGTTCGAAGGTGTGGCCGAAGGCGAAATCCTCGCGGATACACGTGGCGAAGCCGGCTTTGGCTACGACCCGGTTTTCCTTCCGGAAGGAAAAGAAAAATCGTTCGCCGAGATGGAAGCCGGTGAAAAGAACGAAATCAGTCACCGGGGCCGCGCTGTTGCTAAGCTGGTCGACTACCTGAAGAAAAGCTAA
- a CDS encoding DNA/RNA non-specific endonuclease, which produces MKRLPENFNRWLLLAFMILAIASCSKNDNAIAPTDSSQTGTDTGSGPGTQAGTNTDPFSITENFESGQKTAYAAANVTLNTGSWYFDDALIGNLSGDAKDGYQSVRLRNGNIAMNFDINGVKMLYVKHAKFGNDGNSTWQLLMSDDSGSTYTQIGSDISETSTTLKTDSFAISDTLAVRFKITKSGDNRVNLDDITFKGIGDPGITVPEPDTTSTGGGGGSTSDAAEPRNVTVGTDAPPASGDNSNLLLGNPSDAVNSIVSKDNYLIDMGYYTESYSASRAEPNWVSWHLDASNITHAVSRQDNFAAWASLPSDWFQVQDNSYSGSGFDRGHNCPSADRTSSADANSSTFLMTNIIPQAPNNNQHTWADLENYLRDEVNKGYEIYIIMGSYGEGGSGYYGTTVNTIDNGNITVPAHIWKIAVMLKTGDNDVGRIDSTTIVLAVNTPNTNNIDADWTKYIVTVRDIEQATGYNFLSELPKSVQDAIETKTYSAN; this is translated from the coding sequence ATGAAGAGATTACCAGAGAATTTCAACCGATGGCTGTTGCTGGCTTTCATGATACTGGCCATCGCCAGCTGTTCGAAAAATGACAATGCGATCGCCCCTACCGATAGCAGCCAAACCGGAACTGATACAGGTTCCGGCCCAGGAACACAAGCCGGAACGAATACCGATCCTTTTTCGATAACCGAAAACTTCGAAAGTGGCCAGAAAACAGCCTATGCTGCGGCTAACGTTACCTTAAATACCGGTAGCTGGTACTTTGATGACGCGCTCATCGGAAATCTTTCCGGCGATGCCAAAGATGGTTATCAATCGGTGCGGTTGCGTAACGGAAACATTGCGATGAATTTTGACATCAACGGTGTGAAAATGCTATATGTAAAGCATGCAAAATTTGGAAATGACGGTAATTCCACCTGGCAGTTGCTGATGTCGGACGACAGCGGCTCCACGTACACCCAAATCGGAAGTGATATTTCCGAAACGTCCACCACCCTGAAAACCGATTCGTTCGCCATTAGCGACACGCTGGCCGTACGGTTTAAAATCACGAAATCAGGCGATAACCGGGTGAACCTGGACGACATTACCTTCAAAGGGATTGGTGATCCGGGGATTACTGTCCCTGAACCCGACACTACCTCAACAGGCGGTGGCGGAGGTTCGACATCGGATGCTGCTGAACCGAGAAATGTAACCGTCGGAACCGACGCGCCTCCGGCATCGGGCGACAACAGCAACCTCCTGTTGGGAAATCCCTCTGATGCTGTAAATTCCATCGTCTCAAAAGACAACTACCTCATCGACATGGGCTATTACACCGAGTCGTATAGTGCCAGTCGTGCAGAGCCGAATTGGGTCAGCTGGCACCTCGATGCGTCGAACATTACCCATGCCGTGAGCCGGCAGGACAATTTTGCAGCATGGGCCAGCCTGCCTTCCGATTGGTTCCAGGTACAGGACAACAGTTACAGCGGAAGCGGTTTCGACCGGGGACATAACTGCCCTTCGGCGGACCGGACCAGTTCAGCAGATGCCAATTCATCCACCTTCCTGATGACCAACATAATTCCCCAGGCGCCCAACAACAATCAGCACACCTGGGCCGACCTGGAAAATTACCTGCGCGATGAGGTGAACAAGGGATACGAAATCTACATCATTATGGGTTCTTACGGCGAAGGTGGAAGTGGCTATTACGGGACCACAGTCAATACCATTGATAACGGGAATATTACCGTACCGGCCCATATCTGGAAAATTGCCGTTATGCTGAAAACCGGCGACAATGATGTGGGCCGCATTGATTCAACCACCATCGTATTGGCGGTGAATACACCCAACACGAACAATATCGATGCGGATTGGACCAAGTACATCGTCACCGTAAGGGATATCGAACAGGCAACTGGTTACAATTTCCTATCGGAATTGCCGAAATCGGTGCAGGACGCCATCGAAACAAAAACGTATTCGGCCAACTAA
- a CDS encoding PadR family transcriptional regulator: MKLENTKAQMRKGVLEYCILLILSKRPSYASDIIGEMKSARMIVVEGTLYPLLTRLKNAGLLGYRWEESSQGPPRKYYELTENGSQFLSELEGSWQELVGAVAEIKNS, encoded by the coding sequence ATGAAACTGGAAAATACAAAAGCACAAATGCGTAAAGGAGTTCTGGAGTACTGCATACTCCTGATACTCTCCAAGCGCCCATCCTATGCTTCCGACATCATCGGGGAGATGAAGTCGGCTCGCATGATTGTGGTGGAAGGCACGCTTTATCCGCTGCTCACCCGGCTGAAAAACGCTGGCCTGCTCGGATACCGCTGGGAGGAGTCATCACAGGGACCACCCCGGAAATACTACGAATTAACCGAAAACGGCAGCCAATTTCTCTCCGAACTGGAAGGCTCGTGGCAGGAATTGGTCGGAGCTGTCGCTGAAATCAAAAACAGTTAA
- the recO gene encoding DNA repair protein RecO translates to MQQKTRAIVLHYLRYGETSMIVTLYTEAFGRMSFMMQGIHGKKSRSKANLLQPLFLLDMEVSYKPGRELQRVKEMRNTLPYTTIPFEIGKSTQAMFLAEILYKVLREEEPRPELFEFLFHSVQYLDLATEGTANFHLVFLLQLARYLGFGPRDNYSGEKPYFDLRNGVFVTMPPPHPDYLMKEESRIFAKLIHVNFDSLATLKLDHKLRDRYLEALLNYFSLHLETTIHIKSLSILRELFL, encoded by the coding sequence ATGCAACAAAAAACTCGCGCCATCGTCCTGCATTACCTTCGCTATGGCGAAACCAGTATGATTGTCACGCTGTACACCGAAGCGTTTGGCCGAATGTCGTTCATGATGCAGGGCATACACGGAAAGAAGTCGCGCAGCAAAGCCAACCTGTTGCAGCCGCTCTTTTTGCTCGACATGGAAGTATCGTACAAGCCGGGACGGGAGTTACAACGGGTGAAAGAGATGCGAAACACTCTCCCTTATACCACCATTCCTTTCGAAATCGGGAAATCCACGCAAGCCATGTTCCTGGCGGAAATCCTGTACAAAGTGTTGCGGGAAGAGGAACCTCGTCCGGAACTTTTTGAATTCCTGTTTCATTCGGTACAATATCTCGATTTAGCTACGGAAGGGACCGCCAATTTTCACCTGGTTTTTTTGCTACAGCTTGCCCGTTACCTGGGATTTGGTCCACGGGACAATTATTCAGGCGAAAAGCCCTATTTCGACCTTCGCAACGGTGTGTTTGTGACCATGCCCCCTCCCCATCCCGACTACCTGATGAAAGAGGAAAGCCGGATATTTGCGAAGTTGATTCACGTTAACTTCGATTCCCTCGCAACACTGAAGCTCGATCACAAACTGCGGGACCGCTACCTGGAGGCCTTGCTGAATTATTTCAGTTTGCATCTTGAAACTACCATCCACATTAAATCCCTGTCGATCCTGCGGGAATTATTTTTGTAG
- a CDS encoding choice-of-anchor J domain-containing protein, whose protein sequence is MNKLYRLLILLAVALTACNPMEDINSQMEQQKKAPTAEFEYTLTDADYSTISSEALAIAASKEDSTTASYIKSSLSIPEGFAAAYVPSILTDAYPALGKNSVAKVAYNFNNGPKTYLTEYTDAGEYYISSSDYESIGGAVKVYKYFSPSNAPETYLPDLLAAKYPDAADGTLKMVTYKYATTDPAGGEVEVYSEDFATLNNFKTFSVAGDQTWYASSYSQDNFAKISGYVSADKASYDNEDWLVSPAIDLNGFTAPVMQINQAINYLNDQWDQIGIYISTDFDGTDVATATWTPVNITTLPTGSDYNFVTSERIDLSAYEGQSVYVAFKYNSSTTNAATWEVNWLKVYGTIEGSGSGTTDPEVITKSDFYRLDGTAWTMESDGVYALSSQDYDSMGSPGKYNNFSSSDNPDNYLPQFLSMKYPYAQDGDVLAVVYKYYSGSATTRADEYSFNMNAWTKYNPVEVKTDQFINVGSKWIFDPTVKFTMASADYQLIVDAVKADPEKKSLADSYGTAEFYYGASSHYNNFDIRLVKRTTGDFAQAEYSDLTEDEGNALIIDRMAEGVGVMLKAKFPNAVAQVSGVDVMYEVTVSTYENDGSYGTYVVTFQCTKSGPNPEFTLKEGPTKQ, encoded by the coding sequence ATGAATAAGTTATATAGACTCTTAATCTTACTTGCCGTTGCACTTACAGCGTGTAACCCAATGGAAGATATCAACAGCCAGATGGAGCAGCAGAAAAAAGCTCCTACGGCAGAATTTGAATACACACTTACAGACGCTGATTATTCAACGATCTCATCTGAAGCTCTCGCAATTGCTGCCAGCAAAGAAGATTCAACAACGGCTTCATACATCAAATCCAGTCTTTCTATTCCTGAAGGTTTTGCCGCCGCTTATGTACCAAGTATCTTAACAGATGCTTATCCTGCCCTGGGCAAAAATTCAGTAGCAAAAGTTGCTTATAACTTCAACAACGGTCCCAAAACCTATTTGACTGAATATACTGACGCTGGTGAATATTACATTAGCTCGTCTGACTATGAGTCGATTGGTGGTGCCGTGAAAGTATACAAATACTTCTCTCCGTCCAATGCGCCTGAAACCTACCTGCCCGATTTACTGGCAGCTAAATATCCGGATGCAGCCGACGGTACTTTAAAAATGGTAACTTATAAATACGCTACAACCGATCCTGCCGGAGGTGAAGTTGAAGTCTATTCCGAAGATTTTGCCACATTGAATAACTTCAAGACATTCAGCGTCGCAGGGGATCAGACCTGGTATGCATCATCTTATAGTCAGGATAATTTTGCAAAAATTTCAGGATACGTTTCTGCGGATAAAGCTTCTTATGATAATGAAGACTGGCTTGTATCTCCTGCCATCGATTTAAACGGTTTTACCGCTCCCGTCATGCAAATTAATCAGGCCATCAATTACCTGAATGATCAGTGGGATCAAATTGGGATATATATTTCAACGGATTTTGATGGTACAGATGTAGCGACAGCGACCTGGACTCCTGTCAATATTACCACACTTCCTACAGGAAGCGATTATAATTTCGTAACCTCAGAGCGTATCGATCTTTCGGCATATGAAGGACAAAGCGTTTATGTCGCGTTCAAATACAATTCATCGACAACCAATGCCGCTACCTGGGAGGTAAACTGGTTGAAAGTTTACGGAACTATTGAAGGAAGCGGAAGTGGTACAACTGATCCGGAGGTAATCACCAAAAGTGATTTCTATCGTTTAGATGGAACTGCCTGGACGATGGAGTCAGATGGTGTTTACGCTCTTAGCTCACAAGATTATGACTCGATGGGTTCTCCGGGTAAATACAATAATTTCTCCAGCTCAGACAACCCGGACAACTATCTGCCTCAATTCCTGTCAATGAAATATCCATATGCACAGGATGGAGATGTACTGGCTGTTGTTTACAAATACTACTCCGGATCTGCCACAACCCGTGCTGATGAATACAGTTTCAACATGAATGCATGGACCAAGTACAATCCGGTTGAAGTAAAAACCGACCAGTTCATCAATGTTGGTAGTAAATGGATTTTTGACCCGACAGTTAAGTTCACCATGGCTTCGGCCGACTACCAGTTGATTGTTGATGCTGTAAAAGCTGATCCAGAGAAAAAATCATTGGCCGATAGTTACGGAACTGCTGAATTCTATTACGGTGCCAGCTCTCATTACAACAACTTCGATATTCGTCTTGTGAAACGCACGACAGGTGATTTTGCCCAGGCAGAATACAGTGATCTCACAGAAGATGAGGGAAATGCTTTAATCATTGATCGAATGGCTGAAGGAGTGGGTGTCATGCTGAAAGCCAAATTCCCCAATGCAGTAGCTCAGGTGAGTGGTGTGGACGTGATGTATGAAGTAACTGTCAGTACATACGAAAATGACGGAAGTTACGGTACCTACGTGGTTACCTTCCAGTGTACCAAGTCTGGTCCAAATCCGGAATTCACGCTGAAAGAGGGACCGACAAAGCAATAA